A DNA window from Tachysurus fulvidraco isolate hzauxx_2018 chromosome 4, HZAU_PFXX_2.0, whole genome shotgun sequence contains the following coding sequences:
- the actr2b gene encoding actin-related protein 2-B, whose protein sequence is MDSQGRKVVVCDNGTGFVKCGYAGSNFPEHIFPALVGRPIIRSTAKVGNIEIKDLMVGDEASELRSMLEVNYPMENGIVRNWDDMKHLWDYTFGPEKLNIDSRNCKILLTEPPMNPTKNREKIIEVMFETYQFSGVYIAIQAVLTLYAQGLLTGVVVDSGDGVTHICPVYEGFSLPHLTRRLDIAGRDITRYLIKLLLLRGYAFNHSADFETVRMMKEKLCYVGYNIEQEQKLALETTVLVESYTLPDGRVIKVGGERFEAPEALFQPHLINVEGVGVAELLFNTIQAADIDTRAEFYKHIVLSGGSTMYPGLPSRLERELKQLYLERVLKGDVDKLSKFKIRIEDPPRRKHMVFLGGAVLADIMKDKDNFWLTREEYQEKGVRVLEKLGVTVR, encoded by the exons atggacaGTCAAGGCAGGAAAGTGGTGGTTTGTGATAACGGAACTGGG TTTGTGAAGTGTGGCTATGCAGGTTCCAACTTTCCGGAGCACATTTTCCCTGCGCTGGTCGGCAGGCCTATCATTCGCTCTACAGCTAAAGTCGGGAACATTGAGATTAAG GACTTGATGGTGGGTGATGAGGCGAGTGAGCTGCGCTCCATGCTGGAGGTGAACTACCCGATGGAGAATGGCATTGTGAGGAACTGGgatgacatgaaacacctgtgGGACTACACTTTTGGTCCAGAGAAACTTAACATTGACTCACGGAACTGCAAGATTCTCCTCACCGAGCCTCCCATGAATCCCACCAAAAACCGTGAGAAGATCATTGAG gTTATGTTTGAGACATATCAGTTCTCAGGGGTTTATATTGCTATTCAGGCCGTGCTCACATTGTATGCTCAAG GTCTATTAACGGGAGTCGTGGTGGATTCAGGTGACGGAGTCACCCACATTTGCCCAGTATATGAAGGGTTCTCTCTTCCTCATTTAACCCGCAGGCTGGACATAGCAGGGAGAGACATCACTCGATATCTTATAAAG CTACTGCTGCTGCGAGGCTATGCTTTCAACCACTCTGCAGATTTTGAGACTGTGCGCATGATGAAGGAGAAACTCTGTTATGTAGGATACAATATCGAGCAGGAGCAGAAGCTTGCTTTGGAGACTACTGTGCTGGTGGAATCCTACACG CTCCCTGATGGCAGAGTGATAAAGGTGGGAGGGGAGAGGTTTGAGGCACCCGAGGCCCTTTTCCAGCCTCACCTGATTAACGTGGAGGGAGTTGGAGTGGCTGAGCTGCTCTTCAACACCATTCAGGCAGCGGACATTGATACCAG GGCTGAGTTCTACAAACACATTGTTCTCTCAGGAGGTTCTACCATGTATCCAGGCCTGCCCTCTCGACTGGAGAGGGAGCTCAAGCAGCTCTATCTAGAGCGAGTGCTTAAAGGGGATGTAGACAAGCTCTCT AAATTCAAGATACGGATTGAGGATCCTCCACGGCGCAAACACATGGTGTTCTTGGGTGGAGCCGTGCTGGCCGACATCATGAAGGACAAGGACAACTTCTGGCTAACAAGGGAGGAGTATCAGGAGAAGGGCGTGCGTGTGCTTGAGAAGCTCGGCGTCACAGTCAGATAA